A section of the Scleropages formosus chromosome 16, fSclFor1.1, whole genome shotgun sequence genome encodes:
- the rapgef2b gene encoding rap guanine nucleotide exchange factor 2 isoform X11, with protein MASYVDNSFRQAVMKNPAERTQQDLEIVYSYLHGMEALSNLREHQLRIMCETVRYERHEANEVLYYPDDIGTCWYILLSGSVFIKESMFLPRSSFGKRSAGSLRRGCECIVLEPSEMIVVDYMDENEEYFQRQASHRQSRRRFRKINQKGERQTIIDTVDPYPIGKPPLPRAYHTECPKSQLPADFTKLHLADSLHPQVTHVTSSHSGCSITSDSGSSSLSDIYQATENEAGDMDLSGLPETAVDSEEDDDEEDIERSSDPLMSRDIVRDCLEKDPMDRTDDDIEQLLEFMHQLPAFANMTMSVRRELCAVMVFAVVERAGTVVLNDGEELDSWSVILNGSVEVTYPDGHTEILCMGNSFGVSPTMEKEYMKGVMKTKVDDCQFVCIAQQDYCCILNQVEKNMQKVEEEGEIVMVKEHRELDRTGTRKGHIVIKGTSERLTMHLVEEHSVVDPTYIEDFLLTYRTFLSSPMIVGKKLLEWFNDPSLRDKVTRVVLLWVNNHFNDFEGDPAMTHFLEEFENNLDREKMSGHLRLLNIACAAKAKLRVITLTKPSRDAPLPFTLLGGSEKGFRIFIDSVEAGSKASEAGLKRGDQILEVNGQNFENVQLSKANEILRNNTHLSITVKTNLLVFKELLARPAEEKKNGAPHLPKIGDIKKGSRYSIPDLAVDVEQVMGLEKGNKKTKANTVGGRNKLKKILDKTRISILPQKPYNDIGIGQSQDDSIVGLRQSKQIPAALPVSGTLSSSNPDLLQSHHRILDFNNPPDLPDQVLRVFKADQQSRYIMISRDTTAKEVVVLAIREFALTAAPEAYSLCEVSVTPEGVIKQRRLPDQLSKLADRIQLSGRYYLKNNMETETLCSDEDAQDLLRESQISLLQLSTVEVATQLSMRNFELFCNIEPTEYIDDLFKLRSRTGSANLKKFEEVINQETFWVASEIVHEPNQLKRMKIVKHFIKIALHCRECKNFNSMFAIISGLNLAPVARLRGTWEKLPSKYEKLFQDLQDLFDPSRNMAKYRNVLSNQNLQPPIIPLFPVIKKDLTFLHEGNDSKVDGLVNFEKLRMIAKEIRHVGRMASVNMDPALMFRTRKKKWRSLGSLSQGSANSAVLDVAQAGGHKKRVRRSSFLNAKKLYEDAQMARRVRQYLSTLTLETSEESLQTISLQCEPSSSTLPKSAGKKPDTSPVVSRAANQQKQQQQKGCQALQVPAVSLYPSRKKVPVKDLPPFGTSSPQALKKILSLSEEGSERHKKQSEDAISNASSQLSSPPTSPQSSPRKGYVLAPSGTVDNFSDSGHSEISSRSSLVSNSSLDLMEDRRQRHSVSAVESHLGGPRMERRATLDPDQYSLGSYVSVHDSRSLYAGATVLSSTSSEELTQDQGDRASLDAADSGRGSWTSCSSGSHDNIQTIQHQRSWETLAFGHPPFDADPMACQEHGGHPGQARGSWASATAYWGEDTEGDTGTIKRRGGKDVSADTEASSVAPVPPEDCKQHSRPAHITVSSSNTKGLIVRKDGRFREPPPTPPGYTALTVSEAADGLPHSGRRPPDYNVALQRSRMVARSCDSPQPASRPQWSKSGDGDSRHPHFHSQGLSAEEAEGESLSPKLIPQRKTVAYTPETTRP; from the exons GTTGACTATATGGATGAAAATGAGGAGTATTTCCAACGACAAGCATCACATCGACAGTCTCGCAGGAGATTCCGCAAAATTAACCAGAAAGGAGAACGGCAAACCATCATCGATACAGTTGACCCATACCCAATTGGAAAGCCTCCTTTGCCCAGGGCATACCACACG GAATGCCCTAAATCACAG CTTCCTGCCGACTTTACAAAGCTCCACCTTGCCGACAGCCTTCACCCACAGGTGACCCATGTGACCTCCAGTCACTCAGGATGTAGCATTACCAGCGACTCAGGAAGCAGCAGTCTGTCAGACATTTACCAG GCTACAGAGAACGAGGCAGGGGATATGGATCTGAGTGGGCTGCCTGAGACGGCAGTAGACTCCGAGGAAGATGACGACGAGGAAGACATCGAGAGGTCCTCAGATCCCCTCATGAGCAGGGACATTGTTCGTGACTGCCTAGAGAAAGACCCCATGGACAGAACAGATGATGACATTG AGCAACTCCTGGAATTCATGCATCAACTGCCAGCCTTTGCCAACATGACCATGTCAGTGCGAAGGGAGCTGTGTGCCGTCATGGTGTTTGCTGTGGTGGAGCGTGCCGGCACTGTTGTCCTCAACGATGGGGAGGAG CTGGACTCTTGGTCAGTGATTCTAAATGGCTCTGTGGAGGTCACCTACCCTGATGGACATACTGAGATCCTCTGCATGGGCAACAGCTTTGGCGTCTCGCCCACCATGGAGAAGGAATATATGAAGGGGGTAATGAAGACCAAGGTGGATGACTGTCAG TTTGTGTGTATAGCCCAGCAAGATTATTGTTGCATCCTCAACcaagtggagaaaaacatgcagaaggtggaggaggagggggagataGTGATGGTGAAAGAGCACCGTGAGTTGGACCGCACAGGGACCAGAAAGGGTCACATTGTCATCAAG GGCACATCCGAACGACTAACAATGCATCTTGTTGAGGAGCACTCAGTGGTAGATCCCACGTACATCGAAGACTTTCTGCTCACCTACAGAACATTCCTCTCCAGCCCAATGATTGTGGGAAAGAAGCTTCTGGAGTGGTTCAATGATCCCAGCCTCAGGGACAAG GTTACACGGGTAGTGTTGCTGTGGGTAAACAATCACTTCAATGACTTTGAAGGGGACCCAGCTATGACTCACTTTCTGGAAGAATTTGAGAACAATCTGGATAGAGAG AAAATGAGTGGGCATCTGAGACTGTTAAATATTGCCTGCGCTGCTAAAGCCAAACTAAGGGTAATAACACTCACTAAGCCCTCCAGAGATGCCCCTCTGCCTTTCACTCTCCTGGGAGGCTCTGAGAAAGGCTTCCGCATCTTCATTGACAGCGTGGAGGCTGGCAGCAAGGCCTCTGAGGCAGGTCTGAAGCGTGGAGATCAG ATACTGGAGGTGAATGGTCAAAACTTTGAGAATGTTCAGCTCTCTAAAGCTAATGAGATCCTGAGGAACAATACACATCTATCTATCACTGTGAAAACAAATCTATTAG tGTTCAAGGAGCTTCTTGCACGACcagcagaagagaagaagaatgGTGCTCCTCACCTACCCAAGATCGGTGACATCAAGAAAGGCAGCCGCTATTCCATCCCTGACCTGGCTGTGGATGTAGAGCAAGTCATGGGCCTGGAGAAGGGTAACAAGAAGACTAAGGCTAACACAGTGGGTGGCCGCAACAAGCTGAAGAAGATACTTGACAAAACTCGCATCAGTATTCTGCCCCAGAAGCCCTACAA CGACATTGGAATTGGGCAATCTCAAGATGACAGTATAGTTGGTCTGAGACAATCTAAGCAGATCCCGGCTGCACTGCCTGTCAGTGGGACTCTCTCTTCCAGCAACCCGGACCTCCTGCAGTCCCACCACCGCATCTTGGACTTCAACAACCCCCCTG ACTTGCCTGATCAGGTACTGAGGGTTTTCAAGGCGGACCAGCAGAGTCGTTACATCATGATCAGTCGAGACACCACGGCCAAGGAAGTTGTGGTCCTTGCCATCCGAGAGTTTGCCCTGACGGCTGCACCTGAGGCCTACTCATTGTGTGAGGTGTCAGTCACTCCTGAGGGTGTCATCAAACAGCGACGACTGCCCGACCAGCTCTCCAAGCTAGCAGACAGGATCCAATTGAGTGGGAG GTACTACCTGAAGAACAACATGGAAACGGAGACACTCTGCTCAGATGAGGATGCCCAGGACCTCCTGAGGGAAAGTCAAATCTCCTTACTGCAGCTCAGCACAGTGGAGGTGGCCACACAGCTTTCCATGAGGAACTTTGAGCTCTTCTGTAACATCGAGCCCACCGAATACATCGACGACCTCTTCAAACTCAGATCTAGAACAGGTTCTGCCAACCTCAAGAAGTTTGAGGAGGTGATCAACCAGGAGACCTTTTGGGTGGCTTCAGAAATTGTACACGAGCCAAACCAGCTTAAGAGAATGAAAATAGTAAAGCACTTCATAAAGATTGCATTGCACTGCCGAGAGTGCAAGAACTTCAACTCCATGTTTGCCATAATCAG tgGCCTGAATTTGGCTCCCGTGGCTCGATTGAGGGGGACCTGGGAAAAGCTACCCAGCAAGTACGAGAAACTGTTCCAAGACCTCCAGGACCTCTTTGACCCTTCCAGGAACATGGCCAAGTACCGAAATGTTCTCAGCAACCAGAACCTGCAGCCTCCCATCATTCCGCTCTTCCCTGTCATCAAGAAGGACCTCACATTCCTACATGAAG GCAATGACTCAAAAGTTGATGGATTGGTGAATTTTGAGAAGTTGAGGATGATCGCTAAAGAAATCCGGCATGTTGGCCGCATGGCATCTGTAAACATGGACCCTGCTTTGATGTTCAGAACAAG GAAGAAGAAGTGGCGGAGTCTAGG GTCACTAAGCCAAGGCAGTGCCAACTCAGCCGTGCTGGATGTGGCGCAGGCCGGGGGACACAAAAAGCGCGTTCGAAGAAGCTCCTTCCTCAACGCTAAGAAGCTGTACGAGGATGCCCAGATGGCCCGTCGTGTGAGACAGTACCTGTCCACCTTGACTCTTGAGACCAGTGAGGAGAGCCTGCAGACCATCTCATTGCAGTGTGAGCCTTCCAGCAGCACAT TGCCCAAAAGTGCTGGGAAGAAGCCAGACACATCCCCTGTAGTCAGCCGTGCAGCCAACCAGcagaagcaacagcagcagaaaggatGCCAAGCCCTGCAGGTGCCCGCTGTCTCACTTTACCCGTCACGCAAAAAGGTTCCGGTGAAGGACCTGCCCCCGTTTG GTACAAGTTCACCTCAGGCGCTGAAGAAAATCCTTTCCTTATCAGAAGAAGGAAGCGAGCGTCATAAAAAGCAGTCGGAAGATGCCATTTCGAATGCCTCCTCCCAGCTGTCCTCTCCTCCCACCTCTCCACAGAGCTCTCCTAGAAAAG GTTATGTACTGGCTCCCAGTGGGACTGTGGACAACTTCTCGGACTCTGGCCACAGCGAGATCTCCTCGCGCTCTAGCCTGGTCAGCAACTCTTCGCTGGATCTGATGGAGGACCGGCGACAGCGGCACTCTGTCAGTGCAGTAGAGTCACACCTGGGAGGCCCGCGGATGGAGCGACGGGCCACCTTAGACCCGGATCAATATAGCCTTGG GTCCTATGTCTCCGTACATGACAGCCGTAGCCTGTATGCAGGGGCCACAGTCCTCTCGTCTACCAGCTCAGAGGAGCTGACACAGGACCAGGGGGACCGTGCCTCCCTAGATGCAGCTGACAGTGGGCGAGGCAGCTGGACGTCATGTTCCAGTGGCTCACATGACAAcatccagaccatccagcaccAGAGGAGCTGGGAAACACTGGCCTTTGGTCACCCACCCTTTGATGCTGACCCCATGGCATGCCAGGAGCACGGGGGCCATCCAGGCCAGGCACGTGGCAGCTGGGCTTCTGCCACAGCCTACTGGGGCGAGGACACAGAAGGAGACACGGGTACCATCAAGCGGCGAGGGGGGAAGGACGTGAGTGCTGACACGGAGGCCAGCAGTGTGGCACCTGTCCCTCCTGAGGACTGCAAACAACACAGTCGACCTGCTCACATAACGGTGTCTTCCAGCAACACAAAAGGTCTAATAG TACGGAAGGACGGCCGGTTCCGCGAGCCGCCACCTACACCGCCTGGCTACACAGCACTGACTGTTTCAGAAGCAGCCGATGGGCTGCCCCATTCGGGCCGGAGGCCCCCCGACTATAATGTAGCTCTACAGCGGTCTCGAATGGTGGCACGCTCCTGTGACTCGCCCCAGCCGGCCTCCCGGCCGCAGTGGAGTAAGTCTGGCGACGGGGACTCCCGGCACCCCCACTTCCACTCCCAAGGGCTTTCAGCTGAGGAGGCGGAGGGTGAGTCCTTGTCTCCAAAACTTATTCCTCAGAGGAAGACAGTGGCATATACACCTGAGACTACCAGGCCATGA
- the rapgef2b gene encoding rap guanine nucleotide exchange factor 2 isoform X1: protein MASYVDNSFRQAVMKNPAERTQQDLEIVYSYLHGMEALSNLREHQLRIMCETVRYERHEANEVLYYPDDIGTCWYILLSGSVFIKESMFLPRSSFGKRSAGSLRRGCECIVLEPSEMIVVDYMDENEEYFQRQASHRQSRRRFRKINQKGERQTIIDTVDPYPIGKPPLPRAYHTECPKSQLPADFTKLHLADSLHPQVTHVTSSHSGCSITSDSGSSSLSDIYQATENEAGDMDLSGLPETAVDSEEDDDEEDIERSSDPLMSRDIVRDCLEKDPMDRTDDDIEQLLEFMHQLPAFANMTMSVRRELCAVMVFAVVERAGTVVLNDGEELDSWSVILNGSVEVTYPDGHTEILCMGNSFGVSPTMEKEYMKGVMKTKVDDCQFVCIAQQDYCCILNQVEKNMQKVEEEGEIVMVKEHRELDRTGTRKGHIVIKGTSERLTMHLVEEHSVVDPTYIEDFLLTYRTFLSSPMIVGKKLLEWFNDPSLRDKVTRVVLLWVNNHFNDFEGDPAMTHFLEEFENNLDREKMSGHLRLLNIACAAKAKLRVITLTKPSRDAPLPFTLLGGSEKGFRIFIDSVEAGSKASEAGLKRGDQILEVNGQNFENVQLSKANEILRNNTHLSITVKTNLLVFKELLARPAEEKKNGAPHLPKIGDIKKGSRYSIPDLAVDVEQVMGLEKGNKKTKANTVGGRNKLKKILDKTRISILPQKPYNDIGIGQSQDDSIVGLRQSKQIPAALPVSGTLSSSNPDLLQSHHRILDFNNPPATGPSNLPDQVLRVFKADQQSRYIMISRDTTAKEVVVLAIREFALTAAPEAYSLCEVSVTPEGVIKQRRLPDQLSKLADRIQLSGRYYLKNNMETETLCSDEDAQDLLRESQISLLQLSTVEVATQLSMRNFELFCNIEPTEYIDDLFKLRSRTGSANLKKFEEVINQETFWVASEIVHEPNQLKRMKIVKHFIKIALHCRECKNFNSMFAIISGLNLAPVARLRGTWEKLPSKYEKLFQDLQDLFDPSRNMAKYRNVLSNQNLQPPIIPLFPVIKKDLTFLHEGNDSKVDGLVNFEKLRMIAKEIRHVGRMASVNMDPALMFRTRKKKWRSLGSLSQGSANSAVLDVAQAGGHKKRVRRSSFLNAKKLYEDAQMARRVRQYLSTLTLETSEESLQTISLQCEPSSSTLPKSAGKKPDTSPVVSRAANQQKQQQQKGCQALQVPAVSLYPSRKKVPVKDLPPFGTSSPQALKKILSLSEEGSERHKKQSEDAISNASSQLSSPPTSPQSSPRKGGSQLRSHLSRQSDLTASCSSLGTENSNRNNNGASRTFGIGYVLAPSGTVDNFSDSGHSEISSRSSLVSNSSLDLMEDRRQRHSVSAVESHLGGPRMERRATLDPDQYSLGSYVSVHDSRSLYAGATVLSSTSSEELTQDQGDRASLDAADSGRGSWTSCSSGSHDNIQTIQHQRSWETLAFGHPPFDADPMACQEHGGHPGQARGSWASATAYWGEDTEGDTGTIKRRGGKDVSADTEASSVAPVPPEDCKQHSRPAHITVSSSNTKGLIVRKDGRFREPPPTPPGYTALTVSEAADGLPHSGRRPPDYNVALQRSRMVARSCDSPQPASRPQWSKSGDGDSRHPHFHSQGLSAEEAEGESLSPKLIPQRKTVAYTPETTRP, encoded by the exons GTTGACTATATGGATGAAAATGAGGAGTATTTCCAACGACAAGCATCACATCGACAGTCTCGCAGGAGATTCCGCAAAATTAACCAGAAAGGAGAACGGCAAACCATCATCGATACAGTTGACCCATACCCAATTGGAAAGCCTCCTTTGCCCAGGGCATACCACACG GAATGCCCTAAATCACAG CTTCCTGCCGACTTTACAAAGCTCCACCTTGCCGACAGCCTTCACCCACAGGTGACCCATGTGACCTCCAGTCACTCAGGATGTAGCATTACCAGCGACTCAGGAAGCAGCAGTCTGTCAGACATTTACCAG GCTACAGAGAACGAGGCAGGGGATATGGATCTGAGTGGGCTGCCTGAGACGGCAGTAGACTCCGAGGAAGATGACGACGAGGAAGACATCGAGAGGTCCTCAGATCCCCTCATGAGCAGGGACATTGTTCGTGACTGCCTAGAGAAAGACCCCATGGACAGAACAGATGATGACATTG AGCAACTCCTGGAATTCATGCATCAACTGCCAGCCTTTGCCAACATGACCATGTCAGTGCGAAGGGAGCTGTGTGCCGTCATGGTGTTTGCTGTGGTGGAGCGTGCCGGCACTGTTGTCCTCAACGATGGGGAGGAG CTGGACTCTTGGTCAGTGATTCTAAATGGCTCTGTGGAGGTCACCTACCCTGATGGACATACTGAGATCCTCTGCATGGGCAACAGCTTTGGCGTCTCGCCCACCATGGAGAAGGAATATATGAAGGGGGTAATGAAGACCAAGGTGGATGACTGTCAG TTTGTGTGTATAGCCCAGCAAGATTATTGTTGCATCCTCAACcaagtggagaaaaacatgcagaaggtggaggaggagggggagataGTGATGGTGAAAGAGCACCGTGAGTTGGACCGCACAGGGACCAGAAAGGGTCACATTGTCATCAAG GGCACATCCGAACGACTAACAATGCATCTTGTTGAGGAGCACTCAGTGGTAGATCCCACGTACATCGAAGACTTTCTGCTCACCTACAGAACATTCCTCTCCAGCCCAATGATTGTGGGAAAGAAGCTTCTGGAGTGGTTCAATGATCCCAGCCTCAGGGACAAG GTTACACGGGTAGTGTTGCTGTGGGTAAACAATCACTTCAATGACTTTGAAGGGGACCCAGCTATGACTCACTTTCTGGAAGAATTTGAGAACAATCTGGATAGAGAG AAAATGAGTGGGCATCTGAGACTGTTAAATATTGCCTGCGCTGCTAAAGCCAAACTAAGGGTAATAACACTCACTAAGCCCTCCAGAGATGCCCCTCTGCCTTTCACTCTCCTGGGAGGCTCTGAGAAAGGCTTCCGCATCTTCATTGACAGCGTGGAGGCTGGCAGCAAGGCCTCTGAGGCAGGTCTGAAGCGTGGAGATCAG ATACTGGAGGTGAATGGTCAAAACTTTGAGAATGTTCAGCTCTCTAAAGCTAATGAGATCCTGAGGAACAATACACATCTATCTATCACTGTGAAAACAAATCTATTAG tGTTCAAGGAGCTTCTTGCACGACcagcagaagagaagaagaatgGTGCTCCTCACCTACCCAAGATCGGTGACATCAAGAAAGGCAGCCGCTATTCCATCCCTGACCTGGCTGTGGATGTAGAGCAAGTCATGGGCCTGGAGAAGGGTAACAAGAAGACTAAGGCTAACACAGTGGGTGGCCGCAACAAGCTGAAGAAGATACTTGACAAAACTCGCATCAGTATTCTGCCCCAGAAGCCCTACAA CGACATTGGAATTGGGCAATCTCAAGATGACAGTATAGTTGGTCTGAGACAATCTAAGCAGATCCCGGCTGCACTGCCTGTCAGTGGGACTCTCTCTTCCAGCAACCCGGACCTCCTGCAGTCCCACCACCGCATCTTGGACTTCAACAACCCCCCTG CCACAGGGCCAAGTA ACTTGCCTGATCAGGTACTGAGGGTTTTCAAGGCGGACCAGCAGAGTCGTTACATCATGATCAGTCGAGACACCACGGCCAAGGAAGTTGTGGTCCTTGCCATCCGAGAGTTTGCCCTGACGGCTGCACCTGAGGCCTACTCATTGTGTGAGGTGTCAGTCACTCCTGAGGGTGTCATCAAACAGCGACGACTGCCCGACCAGCTCTCCAAGCTAGCAGACAGGATCCAATTGAGTGGGAG GTACTACCTGAAGAACAACATGGAAACGGAGACACTCTGCTCAGATGAGGATGCCCAGGACCTCCTGAGGGAAAGTCAAATCTCCTTACTGCAGCTCAGCACAGTGGAGGTGGCCACACAGCTTTCCATGAGGAACTTTGAGCTCTTCTGTAACATCGAGCCCACCGAATACATCGACGACCTCTTCAAACTCAGATCTAGAACAGGTTCTGCCAACCTCAAGAAGTTTGAGGAGGTGATCAACCAGGAGACCTTTTGGGTGGCTTCAGAAATTGTACACGAGCCAAACCAGCTTAAGAGAATGAAAATAGTAAAGCACTTCATAAAGATTGCATTGCACTGCCGAGAGTGCAAGAACTTCAACTCCATGTTTGCCATAATCAG tgGCCTGAATTTGGCTCCCGTGGCTCGATTGAGGGGGACCTGGGAAAAGCTACCCAGCAAGTACGAGAAACTGTTCCAAGACCTCCAGGACCTCTTTGACCCTTCCAGGAACATGGCCAAGTACCGAAATGTTCTCAGCAACCAGAACCTGCAGCCTCCCATCATTCCGCTCTTCCCTGTCATCAAGAAGGACCTCACATTCCTACATGAAG GCAATGACTCAAAAGTTGATGGATTGGTGAATTTTGAGAAGTTGAGGATGATCGCTAAAGAAATCCGGCATGTTGGCCGCATGGCATCTGTAAACATGGACCCTGCTTTGATGTTCAGAACAAG GAAGAAGAAGTGGCGGAGTCTAGG GTCACTAAGCCAAGGCAGTGCCAACTCAGCCGTGCTGGATGTGGCGCAGGCCGGGGGACACAAAAAGCGCGTTCGAAGAAGCTCCTTCCTCAACGCTAAGAAGCTGTACGAGGATGCCCAGATGGCCCGTCGTGTGAGACAGTACCTGTCCACCTTGACTCTTGAGACCAGTGAGGAGAGCCTGCAGACCATCTCATTGCAGTGTGAGCCTTCCAGCAGCACAT TGCCCAAAAGTGCTGGGAAGAAGCCAGACACATCCCCTGTAGTCAGCCGTGCAGCCAACCAGcagaagcaacagcagcagaaaggatGCCAAGCCCTGCAGGTGCCCGCTGTCTCACTTTACCCGTCACGCAAAAAGGTTCCGGTGAAGGACCTGCCCCCGTTTG GTACAAGTTCACCTCAGGCGCTGAAGAAAATCCTTTCCTTATCAGAAGAAGGAAGCGAGCGTCATAAAAAGCAGTCGGAAGATGCCATTTCGAATGCCTCCTCCCAGCTGTCCTCTCCTCCCACCTCTCCACAGAGCTCTCCTAGAAAAG GTGGCAGTCAGCTGAGGTCTCACCTCTCCAGGCAGTCAGACCTAACAGCCTCCTGTTCTTCCCTGGGAACTGAGAACAGTAACAGGAATAACAATGGTGCATCACGGACCTTTGGGATAG GTTATGTACTGGCTCCCAGTGGGACTGTGGACAACTTCTCGGACTCTGGCCACAGCGAGATCTCCTCGCGCTCTAGCCTGGTCAGCAACTCTTCGCTGGATCTGATGGAGGACCGGCGACAGCGGCACTCTGTCAGTGCAGTAGAGTCACACCTGGGAGGCCCGCGGATGGAGCGACGGGCCACCTTAGACCCGGATCAATATAGCCTTGG GTCCTATGTCTCCGTACATGACAGCCGTAGCCTGTATGCAGGGGCCACAGTCCTCTCGTCTACCAGCTCAGAGGAGCTGACACAGGACCAGGGGGACCGTGCCTCCCTAGATGCAGCTGACAGTGGGCGAGGCAGCTGGACGTCATGTTCCAGTGGCTCACATGACAAcatccagaccatccagcaccAGAGGAGCTGGGAAACACTGGCCTTTGGTCACCCACCCTTTGATGCTGACCCCATGGCATGCCAGGAGCACGGGGGCCATCCAGGCCAGGCACGTGGCAGCTGGGCTTCTGCCACAGCCTACTGGGGCGAGGACACAGAAGGAGACACGGGTACCATCAAGCGGCGAGGGGGGAAGGACGTGAGTGCTGACACGGAGGCCAGCAGTGTGGCACCTGTCCCTCCTGAGGACTGCAAACAACACAGTCGACCTGCTCACATAACGGTGTCTTCCAGCAACACAAAAGGTCTAATAG TACGGAAGGACGGCCGGTTCCGCGAGCCGCCACCTACACCGCCTGGCTACACAGCACTGACTGTTTCAGAAGCAGCCGATGGGCTGCCCCATTCGGGCCGGAGGCCCCCCGACTATAATGTAGCTCTACAGCGGTCTCGAATGGTGGCACGCTCCTGTGACTCGCCCCAGCCGGCCTCCCGGCCGCAGTGGAGTAAGTCTGGCGACGGGGACTCCCGGCACCCCCACTTCCACTCCCAAGGGCTTTCAGCTGAGGAGGCGGAGGGTGAGTCCTTGTCTCCAAAACTTATTCCTCAGAGGAAGACAGTGGCATATACACCTGAGACTACCAGGCCATGA